AACGGAAGAAGCCATACAGGTATTTAGAAAAATGCTTGTAGAAGAATTTGGCATTAAATCAACAGAACAGTTCTTTTCAACAGAAGGAGAAGATATGGCTGTAATCTATGAGAGCATGAAAGTCGAACAAGAAAACTTCAATCTCACAGACGAAGAAACAAATGCTGTCTTAGATATAATTTTTGACGAACTGGATGCTCAAAATGCGGATAACAAACAGCAAACCGACTAAACAAGCGGAACGCTGCCAAACATTAATCGCTGAGAAAAATATGAATAATTGGATTGAAACATCAGGAAGCCCATTTGTCATTGTTGAGCAACAATATGCCCATCAATGGAAGGGTCAAGAAAACTACAATGCTATATGTAGCGTAACAGATTACTTGGGGAAAATCTATATAGACAATCATGTCTTATTGGTAATGGGAGATGAACCGATGGCTACACGCATAGTAAATAAAGATGGAGCAATCTTAATAATCCGCTGGAAGTATGCTCCCGATTATTTAACGGTGGAAAAACTTCTGGAGAATGATATCGTAAACGGGATTGAACCAATAGAAGAAGTTGAAGTAAAATGGGATTCTACTGAATTAGTCCTATTTGATTCTTTGTCTCCCTATTGTGAAGCGTCGGTTAAAGTTTTTTTATCATTACAAAAAACATCTTGTATAATAAAAACTTATCTTTATCAAAAAGACGAAGTATCTTTAATAATACATTCAATCCAATAAAGACGATTAACAAGCGGCTCAACCTCCCCTTAAAGGTCGGTTAGCCACCGAACATTAGTTGCAGCCCAAAATGAAATAAAAATGAATGTAATATCGGAAAAAGAATATTCGTTCTCAAATGCACTTTTTTGGAACGTAATGTTGCATCATCATATTCAAGCCTTTGATGAAGAAAGGGATGTGAATTTTGATGAAGTATGGGATGAAGAACTTGTACTAACATTGTTGGATAAAAAGAAGTACAAGAAATATTGGTGTTGGCTATCTCAAATTGATTTGAAAACATCCGAAAATCAAGGTGAAATAGAAAACCCAAGAACTCTAACACTTCCTATCGGCAGCGATATTGTATTGACAATAGAATTTCATCCTTGCTGTACATATTATTTTTTGAATGACACTTTAATCGGGGAAGTTAGTGGCAACTTTCACTTGAAGTATCTCACATATTCGGAATTAATGAGGATTACAAAAGAGAAATATGGAGATGTACTGTTCCATTTACTCTTACCTTTGTCTGCAATCAGGGAACAAGAAAAAGGCATAGCACTTAATGCAATAATCCAACGATTGCAACAAATTCCCTTATTCAAGGAACATTCCGCATATATAGGTAAATGTATCTTGAATGGATTATTAATATCCAACTCTGACATACAAGAAATTCCCAAGATAGGAACGATATGTACAAGCAATCATTCATATAGAAATGCTTTGGTATATGATGATGAAAGGCAGGAAATAAAGGAGCTAAATATCCTTTTATCGAGATTATAAATATGCAACTAACAAGCGGATTAATCTCCTATAAAGGTCGATTATCCACAGAACATTACCGATTAACAATGACAATATGAAATGGTATAAAATATACTTGAATGGAGAAAATCGAATATGGAAGAAATGTATTACATATTCGTGGGAGTTTATATATGAAGATAAAGAAATTAATTTTCAAAGAATTATAGATTCATCTTCATCGGAAAGGTATCAGATAAAAGCTCTTATCAAAGGTAAGGGGCTAATCGCTAAAAGTATATCTGGATTTGGGCAAATAAGAATGCCAGAATTTGCTGAAGTCAGCCATTTGTTTCTTGTCAGAGAAGATATATTGAATATAAACGAATTGTCCTCCATAAAAGGAATTTCTTTAAAAAGGGTTTCAGTATATGGAGATTTCCCACTTGATTATATGGCAATTATTTTTAATGAAGTAATTGATTGTGTTGACAATATTCATTCCAAACGAGAAGAATTTGAATGCATGAGTACACTTGTGTTAGATATGTCTAAAATACCTTCATCTGTAGATGGGTTCTTTTTAAAAGGGTGGAATAAATACGGTTTTTATAAAAACATTGTCAATGAAAATATGAAAATGCAATTACTTCATTTGTATAAGGCAAATGAGTTTTTAAAATTTAAAGAAATAGAAATAAATGGCACATCGGTAACAAATGGATAAATCTCCGTAAGAGAGATTATCCGCCGAACATTAGCAACTTTACAAACTAAAAAGAATATGAGTGACCAAATAATTTTTGATGTTGACGGACTTATAGAAGCTCAAATCCGTCAGAGAGATAAAGACTACGCAAAAGTCTGTTGTCAGAACTTATTAAACTACGCATACGGAAAGGGGCTTTTGTGTGATAATCCATGTGATAATGAAGGAAACCTAATCATGCCTTCAATTATTAAGGAAAGTTCTTTAACAGAAATTGGTAAACATATTTTTGTTGAATTGCTATTTAAGTGGTTTGCATACACAGATAATGAAAGTGGAAAAATTGACAGAAAAAATAACATCAAAATGTTAGAGAAGTATTACAATCAACTTTTACAAAAGATTGATAGAAAATAGGTTGCTAACAAACAGATGAAACATTGAAGGCGGTTTATCTGCCGGACATTACTAACAAGGAAAAAATAATATGTGTCAATACAAATCAATATGCAATCCTATAATAGAGCTTACAACACTTTTACAGAGTTGTGGCTTCACAATAGAAAAACAAGAACTTAAAGATTGGCATTTCAATGAGTTTGAGATTGTGATGAAAGGAAAGAAATTACAACTTCCAATGATAGATATAGAAGGTATAGAACAACATAGCGACAATATATATTGTTGCAAATGTCATTGGTCTGTTGTAAAACTAATAATGAATTGACACAATAAAATGTTAGTAACAAGCGGCTTAACCTCCCCTGAAAGGTCGGTTAGCCACCAAACATTATCGTTTAATATGGTAAGTAGAAAAGAAACAGTAAAAAGTTGTTGTGTGAATATACTTGATGATGTAAAAAGAATATTAGCGCAACCTTTTGAATGTAGGAAGACTTCTCTTCCTGATGGTGCATTACATAATGTACAAAAAGAATTGGAAAATATGATTAATGCGATTGATAAAGATATTTACTCGTTTACACCAAGTTATGGCAAATATCTAATAGATTGTTGGCTTGGAGATGAATTAGTAGATAAACTTCTTGATGTTTCTTGTCAATATGAAAAACTAATTAAGTTGAAATAAACGATAGCATACGGATTAATCTTCCAAAGGTCGATTATCCAACAAACATTATCGGTCTAAAAATTAAAATATGGATAGTAAACTTCAATTATTCGCTAAAGTGTTATTAAAAGAACACTATGATGAATTTTTAGAAATGATTCAGTTGTTCAATATAGATAAGAGAACCTTTGTCCTTCAACATAGGAAAATGTTTGAAAAGGGATGGTACGATACAAGCTCTGAAGACAATGAATTTAGTGAAGTAGATATTATGCTTTGTTTTGCTATAGTTTCTCACAGAATGGCAGTTATTGATTGGAGTGGTGAAGAATATTCAGGGCAGGTTAAGCGTTCCATTACGATGATGTTAAAGAATTATGGGATAGAACGTTTCTTATGGAACACTAAAAAGTTTGAGGATTCTTTGGATTGGGACAAAATTCGCCGAGGTGACTATTTGCCTTTGTTGTTCCAAGCTATGAACAAGCAACTTAACAGAGGCGGTTATTCCATTGTGTTTTGTGATACAAAATCGGATTGTTTTCGTTATGCAATATTACCAACTGCCGAGTTTGTGCAATTTGAGAATACGGAATTAGATGATTATCTGACAATCATTAGTCCTAAGATTTACAATATATATCTTGCAGACAAGGGAAATGAATTGCCTAAAATTATGCTGTACTTAAAAAAGAAATTTTCTGTTCCACTAAGTGAAATCAAGGAATTTTGTTCAAGAGATAAAATTTTACTTGGAATAGGGAACTCTATAATTGTGGATGAATATCGAAAAGAAATTGAACAACTTGGAGGCAAGATTGAAACAGAAGAAATAGACCGATAACAAACAGCAAACCGATTGAATAAGCGGAACGCTGCCGAACATTAGCAACCCCAAAAAGATGAAAATGATTGGAGAAACTATAAGAACTGAATTTGAAGCATTGAAAAATGACTTTGAAACCATAAGGCAACAAATAGAAGACGATGTTGTCAGGACTGAGTTGTATAAGGGCGAGTTTTATGAACTTACTCCATATTCCTATCAGCGTAATGGTTGCAAACAAGGAAAACCTGTAAAGCGTCCTGATACAATAAAAAGCACCAAAAATCTTTGTATCTACGGATTTAATAACCAAAATCAAATCGTAGAAGTTAAGGTTGGTTGTTCTATTGAAAATCAGTTTTATCACACTTTCCTGTATTATACAGACAATCTTGTGAAAAGTATTCTATACGATAATGGAAAACATTTGATGAATGTATGCCATTACTTTTTTGAGGGCGGAAAGCTGAAACGGTCACAGTTATGTGGTAGGTATGGTTGCCGTGAAGAGAATTATATCTATAAAGAAAATGCTTTGACACATATTGAAGTCAAACAATATGATATTGAGGGTAATAGTGGTAATGATTTAATTCATATATTCCAATATCAAGACGATGGGGCTTTAGAAAGTATTACCAAATCATTTCCAAATGGATATTCTGAAATAATCTATAAAACGAAAAGAGGTTGCTAACAAGCGGCTTAACTACCCCTGAAAGGTCGGTTAGCCACCAAACATTAATATTAAAAGGAAACACTATGATACCTGATAAATTGAAAGATGATTTTAATTCATTGAGAAATATGTTTGATGAATTGAAAAGAGAAATTGATAAGAATGTTGTAAGGGAAGAGAATTACAAAGGTGAGTTCTACGAAATATCCCCTTATTCTTATCAAAGAAACAGGTTTAAGCAAGGGAAAATAGTTGGAAATGTAACTTCTCTCAAAACAACTAATAACCTATTTACTTATTATTTCGATGTAAAAAATCAAATTATAGAAATCCGAGAGGGCTTGGAACTTAAAAATCAATTCTATTACACCTTTTTCATTTATGAAAAGGAACTCATGAAAACTATTGCATATGATAATAGCAAACGTATTGTGAATGTCCGATATTATCTATATGGAAGTAATGGTAAAATAGAGAAAATGTATTCAAAGGGTTCTCGTGGAAGTAGAGAAGAAACATATTTTTATGAAAATGACCGCCTACAAAAAATAGTTATAAGACAATTTGATAGAAATGATATTGAACAGGATACGTTACAACATTCATTTGATTATAAGTCTAATGGAGAATTAAAATCTATTATTCTTTCGACAGAATTATATTCTGAAACAATCTATCAGGAAACATAAATTTAATATTAACAAGCCGGGATAACGGACTAACGCCGTTCCCCGTCAAACCATTATCAATTACAGTACGACAATATGAACTTTTACTTAATAGGTAGTTTAGAAGGATTTAACGATTTACGTTTTCCAAATGTGGAAGATTGGCAAAATTGTATGGGACATGCTGAAGGTTTACTAAAGCAGTGGAATCCTCCTGAGATGGAATATATATGGAAAAAAAGTAATAGACATAAACATTTTGATTTATCACAATTTTGTAATCCTCTATTAACTATTAGCGACAAAGCATTAAGTATTTTAGAAAATATTCTTATCAAAAATGGAGAAATTCTTGATATAAAGTCGCCAAAAGGTTTTTATTTTTTTCATTGTACCAATATAATAGATGCTTTGATTGAAAAAGAATCAGATATAGTGTGGTTAGATAAAGAAAGAGGATGGGTGGGTTGTATAAATAAATTTGTGTTGGATAAAAATAAAATCCAAGAGCAAACTATTTTCAGACTTCCGAATGTAAATTGTCGCTATACTTTTTATGGGGAGGAATTTAAGAACCTTGTATTGAAACATCATCTTCAAGGAATACATTTTGATAGATACGAAACTATTATTATAAAATGAATGATTGTTTTAAAGTTTGTAGTTAAAGTATTGATAACACGCACATCAATCACTTAAACAGTGATTATCTGCATCCTATTAAACATTAGAAAATGAGAACACCAATCATAATCCTGTTATTTGTAATCCTGCTTGCCGCAAGCTGCGGAGAGCCTCCCATGCCGCCGTCGGACGAGGAAATGATACGCCATTTCACCACGCACGAGGTGGCGTTCCGTAAGGTGTACGAAATCATGGCAGAGAGTTCAGAAGGTAGTTTTCACTACCCGCCGCTTTCTCCGGAAGAGGTCATTATACTTGATTCAACAGAACAAAGCGATACATTCCATGAAACGAATGACGAACAAGACATTCCGGTATATGGACTGTTGAAGCCGGAGCGAATCCTACTCGACTCCTTGTTATCAGAGATTGGATGCGGTTTTATCCTTGTTGATCGCAGGGAATGGGGAACGGCAGATTCGGTATATGTGAGCCTTGTTATGCCGTACTACTCCCACGGCATCGTGGATGCGGGAACGTCCAAGAGTTTCGTTTACGATCCCGGATTGAGAAGCCGTCGGAATATCCGTATCACCGAATATGGCGACCTGAACGAGATCTACCGCAGGACGTACAACGACACCACGCTTTACAAACCCATCAAGGGAAACTGGTACATCGAGTTAGACCATTCGATATAACGGCCCGGAGTTCGTATCAAAGCTTGTTTCACTTTTTGTCAAGAAGATACATCATAAAGCAGATAATGGCTATCGCAAGGAAAAATAACAGAACCGCAAGGAGTTCGTTAAACCTGCACTTGGCATAGTGAGACATCACTGCTTTGCCTCGCCATTTGTAAATCCTGCTGACGAGCGACATAACGGCAAATGTGACAATGCTAAAAACGACACATGGCAACAATGCCGACACACCTGGAAAAAGCCGGATAGTAACAGTCATCATAGGGAATATCAAAAGAGCGAAGATATAAATCGAGAG
This Alistipes shahii WAL 8301 DNA region includes the following protein-coding sequences:
- a CDS encoding Imm21 family immunity protein produces the protein MNNWIETSGSPFVIVEQQYAHQWKGQENYNAICSVTDYLGKIYIDNHVLLVMGDEPMATRIVNKDGAILIIRWKYAPDYLTVEKLLENDIVNGIEPIEEVEVKWDSTELVLFDSLSPYCEASVKVFLSLQKTSCIIKTYLYQKDEVSLIIHSIQ
- a CDS encoding DUF4948 family protein, whose product is MRTPIIILLFVILLAASCGEPPMPPSDEEMIRHFTTHEVAFRKVYEIMAESSEGSFHYPPLSPEEVIILDSTEQSDTFHETNDEQDIPVYGLLKPERILLDSLLSEIGCGFILVDRREWGTADSVYVSLVMPYYSHGIVDAGTSKSFVYDPGLRSRRNIRITEYGDLNEIYRRTYNDTTLYKPIKGNWYIELDHSI
- a CDS encoding Imm19 family immunity protein is translated as MNVISEKEYSFSNALFWNVMLHHHIQAFDEERDVNFDEVWDEELVLTLLDKKKYKKYWCWLSQIDLKTSENQGEIENPRTLTLPIGSDIVLTIEFHPCCTYYFLNDTLIGEVSGNFHLKYLTYSELMRITKEKYGDVLFHLLLPLSAIREQEKGIALNAIIQRLQQIPLFKEHSAYIGKCILNGLLISNSDIQEIPKIGTICTSNHSYRNALVYDDERQEIKELNILLSRL
- a CDS encoding imm11 family protein, yielding MNFYLIGSLEGFNDLRFPNVEDWQNCMGHAEGLLKQWNPPEMEYIWKKSNRHKHFDLSQFCNPLLTISDKALSILENILIKNGEILDIKSPKGFYFFHCTNIIDALIEKESDIVWLDKERGWVGCINKFVLDKNKIQEQTIFRLPNVNCRYTFYGEEFKNLVLKHHLQGIHFDRYETIIIK